A single window of Nicotiana sylvestris chromosome 3, ASM39365v2, whole genome shotgun sequence DNA harbors:
- the LOC138887073 gene encoding uncharacterized protein produces MPGYAKFMKDLVTEKRSINFETIKMTNQVSEIVHSMAPKLEDPSAFTFSCTIRSVEFAKELCDLGKNINLMSYSVIKTLGIGKPRPTSMILQIPDRTTKRPLGVIEDVLVRVYKFILPANSVILDCEVDYEVLIILCRPFLSTGEALVDVEVRELTFRVGDEKWFSICVSL; encoded by the coding sequence ATGCCCGGTTATGCAAAGTTTATGAAAGATTTGGTGACAGAGAAGCGGTCGATTAATTTTGAAACTATCAAAATGACTAATCAAGTGAGTGAAATTGTACATTCCATGGCTCCCAAATTGGAAGATCCTAGTGCTTTCACATTCTCTTGTACCATTAGAAGTGTCGAGTTTGCTAAAGAACTTTGTGATCTTGGGAAAAATATTAACTTGATGTCCTATTCGGTTAtaaagactttgggaattgggaaaccaagacccacatctatgATATTACAAATTCCCGATCGTACCACGAAGAGACCATTGGGAGTGATTGAGGATGTATTAGTTCGTGTTTATAAATTCATTCTTCCGGCGAATTCTGTCAttcttgattgtgaggttgattatgAGGTGCTGATTATTCTTTGTAGGCCCTTCCTTTCTACGGGGGAGGCTCTAGTTGATGTTGAAGTCCGAGAACTTACTTTCCGGGTTGGTGATGAAAAGTGGTTTTCCATATGTGTAAGTCTATGA
- the LOC104216421 gene encoding GDSL esterase/lipase At5g45910-like, giving the protein MALTCSSSVRRRGHRAKNEGNDLLAFYPETNVLYEGGNSCKAETSPFYSIYSFGDSDSASTSDHLAAVLGLPSLQHYTEEGVEFESGISFMTPGATVMSPFSFIKNGIPAPQQSHHSQISAFMKLFYKDCFSFHDCGKNKVLQKAIVFMDQPGFNDYKHSLLHTRSISEVSKLVPDVVETIKNSIEQLIKDAEAKHFVVSGIIPAGCLPGFRTMFPENDNSRKIQCHKGLNLFATLHNDHLWQALEELRLKYPEVEIIYADYYKAFMAIIRNHAFLGFKTKTLMKVCCGSTGSGPFNFDPHKQCGEEGVVACSDRASHIHWDGFRLTPEASKNMIDTLFSKKGFVFPEFKFERGHGAAAAKRHHHSKIYGRFRDALRHLLELHANNIVDY; this is encoded by the exons ATGGCTTTGACGTGTTCCTCTTCAGTGAGAAGACGAGGACATAGAGCAAAAAATGAGGGAAATGACCTATTGGCATTTTATCCGGAAACAAATGTTCTGTATGAAGGGGGTAACTCTTGCAAA GCAGAAACTTCCCCATTTTATTCCATTTACAGCTTCGGAGACAGTGATTCTGCTTCTACTTCTGATCATTTAGCCGCTGTGCTTGGTCTGCCTTCTCTACAACATTACACCGAAGAAGGcgttgagtttgagtccggtaTTAGTTTCATGACGCCTGGAGCAACAGTTATGAGTCCCTTTTCCTTCATCAAGAATGGCATCCCAGCGCCTCAGCAGTCTCATCACTCGCAGATTTCCGCCTTTATGAAACTCTTCTATAAGGATTGCTTCTCTTTTCATGACTGCGGCAAGAACAAGGTTCTTCAGAAAGCTATCGTCTTTATGGATCAGCCTGGTTTTAATGATTACAAGCACTCTCTTTTGCATACAAGATCTATTTCTGAAGTGTCCAAGCTTGTCCCTGATGTTGTGGAGACAATCAAGAATTCTATCGAACAACTGATCAAAGATGCAGAGGCCAAACACTTTGTGGTTTCTGGAATTATTCCCGCGGGTTGCCTTCCAGGGTTTCGAACAATGTTTCCCGAAAACGACAATAGCAGGAAAATTCAATGTCACAAAGGACTAAATTTGTTCGCAACATTGCACAATGATCATCTATGGCAAGCATTGGAGGAGCTGCGATTGAAGTACCCTGAAGTTGAGATCATATATGCAGATTATTACAAGGCGTTCATGGCTATTATTCGAAATCACGCATTCTTGGGATTCAAGACTAAGACGTTGATGAAGGTTTGTTGCGGTAGTACTGGCAGCGGTCCCTTTAATTTTGATCCGCATAAGCAGTGTGGAGAGGAAGGAGTTGTAGCATGTTCTGATAGGGCTTCACATATACATTGGGATGGATTTCGATTGACACCTGAGGCTTCGAAGAATATGATTGATACTCTCTTCAGCAAAAAGGGTTTTGTATTTCCAGAGTTCAAGTTCGAACGAGGTCATGGAGCAGCTGCTGCAAAAAGGCATCACCATTCAAAGATTTATGGACGATTTAGAGATGCTCTAAGGCATTTATTGGAGTTGCATGCTAATAACATAGTGGACTACTAA